The genomic region TCTATTAGGGTCTCTAATAACACTTGAAAGTCTTCCACTTGGAAGCGAATTAAGCGCTCATCATCGAAATTTAAATAATAGTCTGATTTTACCAACTCTAGTTGTAAAAGGCGTTGAATCGTTGATTTTCCAGACCTTCTGATTCCGCTTAGAATCATTATGCTTGGATCATCTACAAAACGTAGTATGTTTTTGGTTAATGTGCGACTAAAAAAATTCTTGGGGGATTTATATTCTCGTTGATCCGCTATAACTTGTTTAAGTAACTCTCGTTCCATTTTCCCTACCTGTTATTTTTTATTATATCAATAAAACCGTGCGTTGTCAATGCACGGTTAAATATAAAACCGTGCGCTCTTAGTGCACGCTAAATCTATCCAGTGTGTGATTTAGATTTTGAAAAAGATTGTCAAATTTGATGATTACAAGTATATGGAAATAAATATAATTTGGTTTTTTAGGTAAGGTGTTTGATGTCAATAGATGTAGGGATTGCAAATCTAGAAAAAGCAATTAAGGGAAAAGAGGAAGGAAGCTTATTTTTACACTATGTGGATGACGCAGGTAAATTACAAGAGCGCTCTTGGTTGGGGCGTATTTGTGGAAGGATTGGGCATTATATTTTGCGCCTTTCGTACAATGATGTGTTTGAAAAAGCTGTTATTTTAAATCTTGATCAGATGGGTGCTGATAAATTAGAACAGTTTGAAGAAGATATTCGCCATCGCATATGTGATCTTAAAAAAGATGAGAGTGTCCAAAAGAAATTGATATGTAATGATGGCACTATTATGAAAAAAATTAATAGTGTGATAGAGAAGGTGGCGATTTTTGCAGCTGAACAGAAAGATAGCGAGGTTATTCGCGTGACTTGTGCGGTCCAAACACTATTATCTAGAATAAAAGAATCTTCAGCTGAAGAGTTTAGATCTAAATTAGTGAAGAAAATTAACTTTGGTTTAGAAGCTGATAGCTATCCATTTGCAGCTACTGTTCCGCTTTTTGGTAAAAAAAGTAATCAAGATTTTTCAAGTGGTTTAGCGCCTCCACTTGTAACATATTACAATAAGCTAGTAGAAGAGTGTAAAAGGAAGGGATTAGAGATAACGAAAGGGGGCGTTACAGAGAGTGTTACAGGAGGGACTGAATACCAGCAGTTTCGCCATAGTTTTAAGGTGAGTATTTCATGGAAACCTATGTCTGGATTAAGCGATCAAGAAAAATTTAAAAAACTGGAATTTACCGTAGCAGTTGTTTATGGCGAAGGACCACGAAATGATCGAGGTCTTGTTTATAAATGGATTGAATCTCCAAATGTTAATGATGCAAGTAATGTATTGTTACAGACTTTTGGAAATGTAATAGATGCTATAAAAGATAGAGGTTTTCAAAATGAATTAAGACCTCAAATTGAGGCTGCACAAGAATTTCTTAAGCTATCTCCACCGCGTTATAATCCATCTTCACCGCCATCAGAAGGGCCTTATTTTCAAGAAGATTGACTTGAATAAGCTTTTGCATTTCTTAGAGTGGTTTTTTTAATGATAAAGCTGTCTGGTACAAGATTGTAAGCAGAGCGTTGTTCTTTTTCATAGATTATAGGGTCGCCAATAATAGTATGGCAAGAAGAGCAGGTAAGTGAGGTGTCTGTAGAAGTGGATTTTGGATGATAGATGCGGTCTATATAACAGCGTAAAAGCGGACCTGGTCCATCTTTTTGGTAATGCATGAGATAGTTATTGCAGTGGGAACATTGGATGAGCAGCATCTTTGGTGTTCCGCGTTTTTGCTGATAGTAATCTCTTATAAATCTTTGTTTAGAAGACATTTATTTTATAACGTTTATTTTATAACGTGATTTCTGAGGTTTTTAAAAAGAAAAGGGCGATCGACGGGGCTTGAACCCGCGACATTTGGAACCACAATCCAACGCTCTGCCAACTGAGCTACGACCGCCATGAAGGAGTTCCAAATTTACAGTCAATTTATGTTTTTTGTCAATGTTAGAGATAGTTAAATAATTTGCTTTGCTGTTTTTCCTTTGTGTGTCGATTGAGAAATATGCCAACCATGAGAAGAAGTGAAAAGTAGTAAATTAAACTTTTTTGTGAAATGGCCTCGGTATGAATGGAATTTGTGAGTGGCGTTGGGACGTGTGTTATGAAGCGCAAGATAAATGTAGTATATAGTTCGTTGAGCATGTGTAAATAAGTGCCCATAAAGGGCATAATCACATCCAAGATGAGAGATAAAATAAGAAAGATGAAAGATAGGCTTAGAAGGAAGGGGAAAAATAGATTGTAGACCAGTGAAAGAAGTGGAAACTCTTGAAAAAGTGTGAGAAGAAGAAGAAAAGTTACAAGAAAGACAGAAATGTTGAGTGCAAGTGTTCTTTTAAAAAAGGTGAGCAGGATAAGCCCCAATTTATTGATGAGATTAAATTTTAGAGCCTGACTCAAAGGTCTTTTTTTCCAAATTCTAGAAAAATATTCTTCAATAATGGGGTAGAAAAGAAGAATTCCAAAAGTTGCAAAAAAACTTAGCTGAAATCCCATTTGAAGGCAGGATAGTGGGTTGATAAGGAGTATGATGATAAGAGATAATCCAAGGCGGTTAAGTGGCAAGCTTTCTCTACCTATTAGCTGACCTACAAGAAAGATGAGGATGCTGATCCAGGCTCTTTGTACAGAAGGAGAGGGGCCTACAAAAAGAAAGTAGAGTGTAAGTAACAAGATGAGCGAATAGGTTGCAAGTTTTGGGCTCAAAAGAGGTTTTATAAGTAAAGAAAGGAGCCATGCCAGTAGAGAAAAATGAAAACCAGATATGGCAAGGACATGTTGCATACCAAGTGCTTTTAAGTTATGTTTAAGTATATTTGATGTTATTTCTCCTGTAAATAATCCAGATAAAAGCTCTGAAACATGCATATTTTTGACTTTTGAAGAGATATGTTTTTTGACAGATTCTTTTGCAAGAAAGCGCCATTCTGAAAAGTTGAAGTAGTCTCTTACTCTCCTCCAAGAAGCCTTTTCATCTATTTTTAAATGATAATTACCTCTGCTTTTGCTAAAAAGTGTGCCCTCTATAAGGTATGTATGTCCCTTTGGTCTATTGAGGCTCTCTTTTATTCTTAGCGTGCAAGGAAGCTTTGTTGATGCAAGCGTGGAGAAATTTTTGATGGAGCCTTTGTAGAGGTAGGATGAGGAGAAAGAGTTTTTTACTCTAGAAATTGAGTCAATTTGAAAAAGAGCTGTTCCTTTTATGCCCTCTTTGGGGATATCAGAAAAGGAAAAAGGATAGAGACCGCAAACTAAAGCAGATAGGCTTAAAAAGAGGGTTGCTATGCTTCTTGGTAAAAATGCATGTACAAAAAATGCTGGAAAAAGCAGCAGTAAAAGAGGGAATAAGAGGGTATAGTCTTTTGTATAGGCATGAGCAAATCCTATACAAATTCCAAGGCCATAGATGAGTCCAGGGTGCTCTTTCCAAAAGTCTATATATTTTTTTAGAGTTAATTCCATTTTGTAGGAGAGTGTACTTTAACACTTTCAGACTCATGCAGAGGGCCAGTAATGAGTCTTGATGCCCGCTTGCCGGTGATTAGCCACATGAGCCATCTTAAAGTCACAATAAAACGGTTTCTATAGCTTATGAGATAGGCTATATGAATGCCTCCCCAGGCAAGCCATGCAAAGAAGCCAGAGAATGTAAAGGGACCAATAGATGCGATGGCTTTATAGAGGCCAATGGTT from Chlamydiales bacterium harbors:
- a CDS encoding ComEC/Rec2 family competence protein, producing the protein MELTLKKYIDFWKEHPGLIYGLGICIGFAHAYTKDYTLLFPLLLLLFPAFFVHAFLPRSIATLFLSLSALVCGLYPFSFSDIPKEGIKGTALFQIDSISRVKNSFSSSYLYKGSIKNFSTLASTKLPCTLRIKESLNRPKGHTYLIEGTLFSKSRGNYHLKIDEKASWRRVRDYFNFSEWRFLAKESVKKHISSKVKNMHVSELLSGLFTGEITSNILKHNLKALGMQHVLAISGFHFSLLAWLLSLLIKPLLSPKLATYSLILLLTLYFLFVGPSPSVQRAWISILIFLVGQLIGRESLPLNRLGLSLIIILLINPLSCLQMGFQLSFFATFGILLFYPIIEEYFSRIWKKRPLSQALKFNLINKLGLILLTFFKRTLALNISVFLVTFLLLLTLFQEFPLLSLVYNLFFPFLLSLSFIFLILSLILDVIMPFMGTYLHMLNELYTTFILRFITHVPTPLTNSIHTEAISQKSLIYYFSLLLMVGIFLNRHTKEKQQSKLFNYL